A single genomic interval of Pangasianodon hypophthalmus isolate fPanHyp1 chromosome 8, fPanHyp1.pri, whole genome shotgun sequence harbors:
- the zgc:171572 gene encoding protein bicaudal D homolog 2 isoform X2 — MSTEEMLAEITRLTCELHETTREKIQAAEYGLAVLEEKQALKQQYDELESEYDSVRQELDQLREAFGQAHSNQRKVAADGESREESLLQESACKEAYYEQRVQELQTELRQARNTLTNTQSENERLSTITQELRENSQMVELQRSRLRDDIKEYKFREARLLQDYSELEEENIALQKHVSVLKQSQVEFEGLKHEIRRLEEDTQFLNSQLEDAIRLKEIAEKQLGEALETIKTEREQKAAMRKELSQYMNIGDSMYHNSLSISLDGLKFSEDVMIEPNNDDPIHGYENGFDKIPDAEDNRMSTPKKDQLFHPAPSLVEDLLSELNLSEIQKLKQQLVQVEREKVTLLSTLQDSQKQLEQAHGALSEEHEKVSRLTENLNAMRKLHASKERQSALDNEKERDSNEDSDYYEVDINGPEILECKYKVAVSEVGHLKEELKTLKSEYSACRSRLEDERSRLESQVASLRSELSTLECSSRAEREQLARMEKELRRASEAAGESQGSLSVAQDELATFSEELANLYHHVCMCNNETPSRVMLDFYREGKANAGTNSSNRGSPEGRGRRSPILLTRGLFPTPEAESPSPVSSPVADPRKEPMNIYNLVAIIRDQIRHLQLAVDRSTELSRQRLASAELGPSADRDHEASVEEILKLKSLLSTKREQIATLRTVLKANKQTAEVALANLKSKYENEKAMVTETMMKLRNELKALKEDAATFSSLRAMFATRCDEYVTQLDEMQRQLAAAEDEKKTLNSLLRMAIQQKLALTQRLEDLEFDNEQTRRGGASSRTKSASSRAKAAHNPTQSH; from the exons ATGTCCACGGAGGAGATGCTGGCTGAGATCACGCGCCTCACCTGCGAGCTGCACGAGACCACGCGCGAGAAGATCCAGGCGGCGGAGTACGGGCTCGCGGTGCTGGAGGAGAAGCAGGCGCTCAAGCAGCAGTACGACGAGCTGGAGAGCGAATATGACAGCGTCCGACAAGAACTGGACCAGCTTAGAGAG GCGTTCGGACAGGCTCACTCCAACCAGAGGAAAGTGGCAGCCGATGGTGAGAGTCGGGAGGAATCTCTGCTCCAGGAGTCGGCATGTAAGGAGGCGTACTACGAGCAGCGTGTGCAGGAGCTACAGACCGAGCTCAGGCAGGCTCGTAACACCCTCACCAACACACAGTCAGAGAACGAGCGCCTGTCCACCATCACCCAGGAGCTCAGGGAG AACAGTCAGATGGTGGAGCTGCAGAGGTCCCGACTCCGTGATGACATCAAGGAGTACAAATTCCGCGAGGCTCGTCTACTGCAGGACTACAGTGAGCTGGAGGAGGAAAACATTGCACTGCAGAAACATGTGTCTGTGCTCAAACAGAGCCag GTGGAGTTTGAGGGCCTGAAGCACGAGATTCGTCGCCTGGAGGAGGACACGCAGTTCCTGAACAGCCAGTTGGAAGATGCCATCCGTCTGAAGGAGATAGCCGAGAAACAGCTTGGAGAAGCTCTGGAAACCATCAAGACTGAGAGGGAGCAGAAG GCGGCTATGAGGAAGGAACTGTCCCAGTATATGAACATCGGGGACTCCATGTACCACAATTCCTTGAGCATCTCTCTGGATGGGTTGAAGTTCAGCGAAGATGTGATGATCGAGCCCAACAACGACGACCCCATACACGGCTATGAAAACGGCTTTGACAAGATCCCTGATGCTGAAGATAACCGGATGTCCACGCCCAAAAAGGACCAGCTGTTCCATCCAGCCCCTAGCCTAGTGGAAGACCTGCTGAGTGAACTCAACCTCTCCGAAATCCAGAAGCTTAAACAACAACTTGTGCAG GTGGAGCGGGAGAAGGTGACATTGCTGTCAACATTGCAGGATTCACAAAAGCAGCTGGAGCAGGCCCACGGGGCTCTGTCAGAGGAGCACGAGAAGGTGAGCCGCCTCACTGAGAATCTGAATGCCATGCGCAAGCTTCACGCCAGCAAGGAGCGCCAGTCAGCCCTGGACAACGAGAAGGAACGTGACAGCAATGAGGACAGCGACTACTATGAGGTGGACATCAACGGGCCCGAGATCCTGGAGTGCAAGTACAAG gttgcTGTTTCCGAAGTGGGTCACCTGAAAGAGGAGCTGAAAACCCTGAAGTCTGAATACTCTGCTTGCCGGTCGCGGCTTGAGGACGAGCGTAGCCGATTGGAGAGCCAGGTGGCGTCGCTCCGCTCTGAGCTGAGCACCCTGGAGTGCAGCAGCCGTGCAGAGCGTGAGCAGCTGGCACGGATGGAGAAAGAGTTACGCCGGGCCAGTGAGGCAGCCGGTGAGAGCCAGGGAAGCCTGAGCGTGGCACAAGACGAGCTGGCCACGTTCAGTGAGGAGCTCGCCAACCTTTACCACCATGTTTGCATGTGCAACAATGAGACGCCCAGCCGTGTCATGCTCGACTTCTACCGCGAGGGCAAAGCCAACGCTGGCACCAACAGCAGCAATCGGGGCAGTCCTGAGGGCCGTGGCCGTCGTTCACCCATCCTGCTGACGCGTGGCCTCTTCCCCACCCCTGAGGCAGAATCTCCATCCCCCGTCTCTTCCCCAGTGGCTGACCCACGCAAGGAACCAATGAACATCTACAACTTAGTGGCCATCATCCGTGACCAGATCAGACACCTGCAACTGGCCGTGGACCGCAGCACAGAGCTGTCTCGTCAGCGCCTGGCCTCTGCCGAGCTTGGTCCCTCCGCTGACCGTGACCACGAGGCCAGTGTGGAAGAGATCCTTAAGCTCAAGTCTCTTCTCAGCACCAAGAGAGAGCAGATCGCCACCTTGAGAACTGTCCTTAAAGCCAACAAACAG ACTGCTGAGGTGGCACTGGCCAACCTGAAGAGCAAATACGAGAATGAGAAGGCCATGGTGACTGAGACGATGATGAAGCTACGCAATGAGCTCAAAGCCCTGAAGGAGGATGCTGCCACCTTCTCCTCCCTTAGAGCCATGTTTGCCACCCG